The Drosophila mauritiana strain mau12 chromosome 2R, ASM438214v1, whole genome shotgun sequence genome has a segment encoding these proteins:
- the LOC117135719 gene encoding protein 4.1 homolog isoform X2 — translation MPAEIKPSAPAEPETPTKSKPKTSSSSHGKPALARVTLLDGSLLDVSIDRKAIGRDVINSICAGLNLIEKDYFGLTYETPTDPRTWLDLEKPVSKFFRTDTWPLTFAVKFYPPEPSQLKEDITRYHLCLQVRNDILEGRLPCTFVTHALLGSYLVQSEMGDYDAEEMPTRAYLKDFKIAPNQTAELEDKVMDLHKTHKGQSPAEAELHYLENAKKLAMYGVDLHPAKDSEGVDIMLGVCASGLLVYRDKLRINRFAWPKILKISYKRHHFYIKIRPGEFEQYESTIGFKLANHRAAKKLWKSCVEHHTFFRLMTPEPVSKSKMFPVFGSTYRYKGRTQAESTNTPVDRTPPKFNRTLSGARLTSRSMDALALAEKEKVARKSSTLDHRGDRNADGDAHSRSPIKNKKEKDADKEAKLREKKQKEKEEKERKEREKRELEEKKKAEKAAKAALAAAGAAVNGNDELNDSNKSDKSSGRRGVGIFSSGRKSKSGSPSKDGKDKSGKDKDKEVGRLGLVVTSGLGDNQQDQNLDEAARNAAKNRGSTTPGVTRQYEYAVDNDGNTSPTRKSYTPGGFRYDQDPNSRKSGADGQEQLSPTSQQKKIGLAFNYAPGNENALKETAEKLKAGQLSPRTQDKLNRGQLSPKSRAKLLQDPLLSPTTRAKLQGSAVDAAAVPLSDSQKRSYSPTKGPQGYSSGAPGSYKPISDPTADFLESQRYNKEPGYVGPSKADVAAGLAGAAGAAGSKKPGSPTKTGKGAPGAGAAATAGAAGAAGAAAAAAKPKKRRVKIMVITSKFDPSTKRIDAENGIIEHSTGILDPATGLIDTKYGVIDPKKGTLEALNTKTGKKEVFQGDVDGKTGNLHLVSGVADPKTGRLDDTLGQIVCITPQDNPVVELTVITSRIDPATGKIDTVNGDVERSLGVLNLDTGLLDTKYGEINTRTGELKAIDPKSGKIVVSKNVKVDPGTGQITILGVVDPKTNKIDPNQGRLIEVGQQIDPIVEVTSLAGKFDSKRNIIDAKTAQVETSGGQFDPKAGKIDTKYGQIDLVKHTITFNDPKSGKTVTRDIKIEPATGQIVLKNQVNPKNNKPDKDYARIISLRIVQQRVDPATKAPITEVSASKDKDIVVDPKSNQIWVPTGATDPATKEQQYISSSVDPKTGYVITIYGYLDPKTNEIKKQTKLDPNTIKIEPTSGKIYTATGEVDQATGEPLYAATQVDPESGEVYTKLARVDPKTGKIVIVRILLISKTDERGRPEEIDPSTCEIDPVSGRVLKFFNKTVYVYNMIDPVTGEIVQVDPNDPRFAGARTTVTHTMTLTGEIDPVTGRIKSEYGDIDPNTGDIDPATAVTDPVTGKLILNYAQIDPSHFGKQAQVQTATETVPITRQQFFDGVKHISKGALRRDSEGSSDDDMTGQYGTDQVNDVLIGSPAGQAGSKLGKPVSTPTVVKTTTKQVLTKNIDGVTHNVEEEVRNLGTGEVTYSTQEHKADATPTDLSGAYVTATAVTTRTATTHEDLGKNAKTEQLEEKTVATTRTHDPNKQQQRVVTQEVKTTATVTSGDQYQRRDSVSSTSSGDSGTPIDGPYDGASVVRTDNQKSPLFTTSATTGPHVESTRVVLGEDTPGFSGHGEIISTQTVSSKTRTVETITYKTERDGIVETRVEQKITIQSDGDPIDHDKALAEAIQEATAMNPDMTVEKIEIQQQTQ, via the exons ATGCCGGCGGAAATTAAACCATCCGCGCCCGCTGAGCCGGAAACGCCGACCAAGAGCAAACCCAAGACCAGCTCATCCTCGCACGGAAAGCCTGCCCTTGCACGAGTCACCCTGCTGGATGGATCCCTTCTGGACGTGTCCATTGAT CGCAAAGCCATTGGCCGTGATGTGATCAACTCAATCTGTGCCGGTCTGAACCTCATCGAAAAGGACTACTTCGGCCTGACCTATGAAACGCCCACAGATCCGCGCACCTGGCTGGATCTGGAGAAGCCGGTGTCCAAGTTCTTCCGCACGGACACTTGGCCTCTCACCTTCGCCGTCAAGTTCTATCCGCCGGAGCCATCGCAGCTGAAGGAGGACATCACGCGCTACCATTTGTGCCTGCAGGTGCGCAATGACATCCTGGAGGGCCGACTGCCCTGCACATTCGTTACCCACGCTCTGCTCGGATCCTACCTGGTGCAGTCGGAGATGGGCGACTATGATGCAGAGGAAATGCCTACGAGGGCCTACCTAAAGGACTTTAAGATCGCACCAAATCAGACTGCCGAGTTGGAGGATAAGGTCATGGATCTGCACAAGACCCACAA gGGACAATCGCCCGCCGAGGCTGAGCTACACTACCTGGAGAATGCCAAGAAGCTGGCCATGTACGGCGTGGACTTGCATCCCGCCAAGGATTCCGAGGGCGTGGACATCATGCTGGGCGTTTGTGCCTCCGGCTTGCTCGTCTACCGCGATAA ATTGCGCATCAACCGCTTTGCCTGGCCCAAGATCCTGAAGATCTCCTACAAGCGCCACCATTTCTACATCAAAATCCGACCGGGTGAATTCGAGCAATACGAATCCACCATTGGCTTCAAACTGGCCAACCATCGTGCCGCCAAGAAACTGTGGAAATCCTGCGTGGAGCACCACACCTTCTTCCGCCTGATGACCCCCGAGCCGGTCAGCAAGTCCAAGATGTTCCCGGTCTTCGGGTCCACCTACCGCTACAAGGGTCGCACTCAGGCCGAGAGTACGAACACACCCGTGGATCGTACTCCTCCGAAGTTCAACAGGACTCTGTCCGGAGCTCGTCTCACTTCCAGGAGCATGGATG CTCTGGCCTTGGCCGAAAAGGAAAAGGTGGCTAGGAAGAGCAGCACCCTGGATCATCGGGGAGATCGCAATGCCGATGGCGATGCTCACAGCCGCAGTCCCATTAAGAACAAGAAGGAGAAG GATGCTGATAAGGAGGCTAAGTTGCGGGAGAAGAAGCaaaaggagaaggaggagaaggagcgAAAGGAGCGGGAGAAGCGTGAGTtggaggagaagaagaagGCCGAAAAGGCTGCCAAGGCAGCACTTGCCGCTGCAGGAGCGGCTGTTAATG GCAATGACGAGCTGAATGATTCCAACAAGTCTGACAAGTCCTCAGGCAGACGT GGCGTTGGCATATTCTCCTCGGGTCGCAAGAGCAAGAGCGGTTCCCCATCCAAGGATGGCAAGGATAAGTCCGGAAAGGATAAGGACAAGGAGGTGGGTCGACTTGGTCTGGTCGTTACGTCTGGTCTGGGCGATAATCAGCAGGATCAGAACCTGGACGAGGCGGCTAGGAATGCGGCTAAGAACCGAGGATCCACCACTCCGGGTGTCACTAGGCAGTATGAGTATGCCGTGGATAATGATGGCAATACCAGTCCTACAAGGAAATCATACACCCCTGGTGGCTTCCGCTACGATCAGGATCCTAACTCTAGGAAATCCGGAGCCGatggccaggagcagctgtCTCCTACCTCGCAGCAAAAGAAGATTGGTTTGGCCTTTAACTATGCTCCTGGTAACGAGAACGCCTTGAAGGAAACGGCTGAGAAGCTGAAGGCAGGACAGCTGTCTCCTCGCACCCAGGATAAGCTGAACCGCGGTCAACTTTCGCCCAAGTCGCGGGCTAAGCTTCTCCAGGATCCACTCCTCTCGCCCACCACCCGTGCTAAGCTCCAGGGCAGCGCTGTGGATGCGGCTGCTGTTCCTCTGAGTGATTCCCAGAAGCGATCCTACTCGCCCACCAAGGGACCCCAGGGCTACTCCTCTGGAGCTCCAGGAAGCTACAAGCCCATCTCAGATCCCACGGCTGATTTCCTGGAATCCCAGCGCTACAACAAAGAGCCCGGATACGTTGGTCCCTCCAAAGCTGACGTTGCTGCTGGTCTTGCTGGTGCTGCAGGTGCTGCTGGATCTAAGAAGCCTGGTTCTCCCACCAAGACAGGAAAGGGAGCtccaggagctggagctgcggCAACAGCTGGAGCCGCAGGAGCCGcaggagctgcagcagcagctgccaaGCCGAAAAAGAGGCGTGTCAAGATCATGGTCATTACCTCCAAATTCGATCCCTCCACCAAGCGCATTGATGCGGAGAACGGAATTATTGAGCACTCCACTGGCATTCTAGATCCCGCCACCGGACTCATTGACACCAAATATGGCGTGATTGATCCCAAGAAGGGAACATTGGAGGCTCTGAATACCAAGACCGGAAAGAAGGAGGTATTCCAGGGCGATGTTGATGGCAAGACGGGCAATCTTCATTTGGTATCCGGTGTGGCGGATCCGAAGACAGGACGCCTTGACGACACCCTTGGTCAGATCGTTTGCATCACACCACAGGATAATCCTGTCGTGGAGCTAACAGTGATCACCAGTCGCATCGACCCTGCAACCGGAAAGATCGACACAGTTAACGGAGATGTGGAGCGTTCCTTGGGCGTCCTGAACTTGGATACTGGCCTGCTGGATACCAAGTATGGAGAGATTAACACGCGCACCGGCGAACTTAAGGCCATTGATCCCAAGTCTGGCAAGATTGTCGTCAGCAAGAATGTTAAAGTGGATCCGGGCACTGGCCAGATCACCATCCTGGGCGTTGTGGATCCCAAGACGAACAAGATCGATCCGAACCAGGGTCGCCTCATTGAGGTGGGCCAACAGATTGACCCAATTGTGGAGGTCACTTCCTTGGCGGGCAAGTTCGATTCCAAGAGGAACATCATCGATGCCAAGACGGCTCAGGTGGAGACCTCTGGAGGTCAGTTCGACCCGAAGGCCGGCAAGATTGATACCAAATATGGACAGATTGATCTGGTTAAGCATACGATCACGTTCAATGACCCGAAATCAGGAAAGACGGTTACTAGGGACATTAAGATTGAACCAGCCACCGGACAGATTGTCCTGAAGAACCAGGTCAATCCGAAGAACAACAAGCCCGACAAGGATTATGCCAGGATTATCTCTCTGAGGATCGTGCAACAGCGCGTGGATCCGGCCACTAAGGCGCCCATCACTGAAGTCAGTGCCTCCAAGGACAAGGACATCGTGGTGGACCCCAAGTCCAACCAGATTTGGGTGCCTACTGGAGCCACCGATCCTGCCACCAAGGAGCAGCAGTACATCTCCAGCAGCGTGGACCCCAAGACGGGATACGTTATCACCATCTATGGCTACCTGGACCCCAAGACCAACGAGATCAAGAAACAGACCAAGCTCGACCCCAACACAATCAAGATCGAACCCACGTCCGGAAAGATATACACTGCCACCGGGGAGGTGGATCAGGCCACCGGGGAGCCGTTGTACGCGGCCACCCAGGTGGATCCCGAATCCGGCGAGGTTTACACCAAGTTGGCCCGCGTCGATCCCAAGACGGGCAAGATCGTGATCGTGCGCATCCTGCTTATCTCGAAGACCGACGAGCGTGGTCGCCCGGAGGAGATCGATCCCTCCACATGCGAAATCGATCCCGTCTCCGGCCGCGTTCTTAAGTTCTTCAATAAGACCGTTTATGTTTACAATATGATTGACCCTGTGACCGGTGAAATTGTTCAGGTGGACCCCAATGACCCGCGTTTCGCTGGCGCCCGCACCACGGTGACCCACACGATGACGCTGACAGGAGAGATTGACCCCGTGACCGGCAGGATTAAGAGCGAGTATGGCGACATTGACCCGAACACGGGAGACATTGATCCCGCCACGGCTGTCACGGATCCCGTGACCGGAAAACTGATCCTCAACTATGCCCAGATCGATCCCTCGCACTTCGGCAAACAGGCGCAGGTGCAAACCGCCACGGAAACGGTACCCATCACCCGCCAGCAGTTCTTCGACGGAGTCAAGCACATAAGCAAGGGCGCTCTACGGCGGGATTCCGAGGGCAGCTCCGATGACGACATGACCGGACAGTATGGTACCGACCAGGTCAATGACGTCTTGATCGGCAGTCCAGCGGGACAGGCGGGCAGCAAGCTGGGCAAGCCAGTGAGCACGCCCACGGTGGTGAAGACCACCACCAAACAGGTGCTGACCAAGAACATCGATGGCGTGACCCACAATGTGGAAGAGGAGGTGCGCAACCTGGGCACCGGCGAGGTCACCTACTCCACGCAGGAACACAAG GCTGATGCTACACCCACCGACCTGAGTGGCGCCTATGTCACGGCCACCGCAGTCACCACCCGCACCGCCACCACGCACGAGGATCTGGGCAAGAACGCCAAGACAgagcagctggaggagaagACGGTGGCCACCACCCGCACCCACGATCccaacaagcagcagcagcgcgtAGTCACCCAGGAGGTGAAGACGACGGCGACGGTTACCAGTGGGGATCAG TATCAGAGGAGGGATAGCGTTTCCTCGACCAGCTCCGGCGATTCGGGCACGCCCATCGACGGACCCTACGATGGTGCCAGTGTGGTGCGCACAGATAACCAG